The following proteins are co-located in the Camelina sativa cultivar DH55 chromosome 12, Cs, whole genome shotgun sequence genome:
- the LOC104733780 gene encoding uncharacterized protein LOC104733780, with translation MKLRVTFGDYKCSGNLIIPLSSFLQAPPNPLTYSLFFSGSSSINGVLTYGFQCEIRVCVLSVVMTVAEPHMELNQETKQLDADKLSPKKEQSPRGEDEECGLPSANTSEETVTSVSGGEELDVDIVESDENKTSTTDEDPNATEYSSSFSDTEYENADMLLMSNFQIIVVSYFCLRPEFVSLF, from the exons ATGAAATTAAGAGTCACCTTCGGAGATTACAAGTGCTCTGGTAATCTCATCATCCCTCTATCTTCTTTCTTACAAGCACCCCCAAACCCTCTCacttactctctctttttctctg GATCTTCAAGCATCAACGGGGTTTTAACTTACGGGTTCCAATGTGAAATAAGAGTGTGTGTGTTATCAGTTGTGATGACTGTGGCTGAACCACATATGGAGCTCAATCAAGAAACTAAACAATTAGATGCAGATAAGTTATCgccaaagaaagaacaaagtcctagaggagaagatgaagaatgtGGTCTTCCCAGTGCTAATACAAGTGAGGAAACTGTGACTTCAGTTTCTGGTGGTGAGGAGTTGGATGTTGATATAGTTGAATCTGATGAAAACAAGACATCCACTACTGATGAGGACCCAAACGCTACTGAATACTCAAGCTCATTTTCCGACACTGAATATGAGAATGCTGACATGTTGCTTATgagtaattttcaaattattgttgtttcatatttttgtttgcgTCCTgaatttgtttcattgttttga